One region of Halohasta litchfieldiae genomic DNA includes:
- a CDS encoding DsbA family protein yields MDQTRRGYLAATGAVAVGTVGLSGCLGGGNSAADTSHSCELTDREPVDELPQPTLGGDDAAITVELFEDFACPHCATFVLNDLDRLESEYAGDDVQFERYDFLVVNSEWNEPVANAARSIQAEYDDETFFEFATAAYENQEDYSWQRIGDLAEQVGADPCRVLSDASNGTYQQVIEANGNRAQELGIGGTPGARVDGTVLDSVASYDAISSAIENAL; encoded by the coding sequence ATGGATCAAACTCGGCGTGGGTATCTCGCGGCGACGGGCGCAGTTGCGGTTGGAACAGTCGGCCTTTCGGGCTGTCTCGGTGGCGGCAACTCGGCGGCTGACACCTCTCACAGCTGTGAGCTGACCGACCGCGAGCCGGTCGACGAGTTACCACAGCCGACTCTCGGAGGCGACGACGCGGCGATTACCGTCGAACTGTTTGAGGACTTTGCCTGCCCGCATTGTGCAACCTTCGTATTGAATGATCTCGATCGACTCGAATCGGAGTATGCGGGTGACGACGTGCAGTTCGAACGCTATGATTTTCTCGTTGTCAACAGCGAGTGGAACGAACCGGTCGCAAACGCCGCCCGGAGTATCCAAGCTGAGTACGATGACGAGACCTTTTTTGAGTTCGCCACGGCGGCCTACGAAAATCAAGAGGACTACTCATGGCAACGGATCGGCGACCTCGCCGAGCAGGTCGGTGCTGACCCGTGTCGGGTGTTGAGCGACGCCAGTAACGGAACGTATCAACAGGTCATCGAAGCCAACGGCAATCGAGCCCAAGAGCTGGGTATCGGTGGGACACCCGGTGCTCGGGTCGACGGCACGGTCCTCGACAGTGTTGCAAGCTACGACGCCATCAGTAGCGCTATCGAGAACGCACTGTAG
- a CDS encoding twin-arginine translocation signal domain-containing protein — translation MELPGPNASRRRFLKAALTVGGASALSACLDRFSEEPIPQGTDDPTSFPDRQFAWNDSLERDDHGNVVLPEHHLFVYLNYDGEAGSEGVPTATDREQLETALRTIERAYEWSNRGVVFDLSYSPAYFDRFEEPLPDSVDLPSPERLTPVDTPTLDEQDALLHLASDRSDALLAIEETLFATGDDAPDTLNGVDVAGRLSDVFTVDDRRTGFIGPGLPAANQDGVAGIPDNGPVPEESPLFMGFKAAFAGNQATEEYVTISTGPFAGSTTKHVARLRQELDKWYGENSHDDMVSKLFSPRHAESGAVEGVGENLGDHSGITDEIYERITETAEEFGVVGHAEKAARANRDAEGNVRTLRRHVESTDDDTASLQFPSLQQGISEFNAVQEAMNGTDIVAENPAIKPRVKNGIFRYVFVQNRGNFLVPPRSLRAFPTSTGDAPAEQ, via the coding sequence GAGCCGATTCCACAGGGTACCGACGACCCAACCTCGTTTCCTGACCGGCAGTTCGCCTGGAACGACAGCCTCGAACGCGACGACCACGGCAACGTCGTCCTCCCCGAACACCACCTCTTTGTATACCTGAACTACGACGGCGAGGCAGGCAGCGAGGGAGTGCCGACAGCCACCGACCGCGAACAGTTGGAGACAGCCCTCCGGACCATCGAGCGTGCCTACGAATGGAGCAACCGGGGCGTCGTCTTCGACCTTTCGTACTCGCCGGCCTACTTCGACCGCTTTGAGGAGCCACTGCCCGACTCGGTCGACCTCCCGTCACCCGAGCGACTCACCCCGGTCGACACGCCCACGCTCGACGAGCAGGACGCCCTGCTGCATCTCGCCTCGGACCGAAGCGACGCGCTGCTAGCTATCGAGGAGACACTGTTCGCAACTGGTGACGACGCTCCCGACACGCTGAATGGCGTCGACGTAGCGGGTCGACTGAGTGACGTGTTCACGGTCGACGACCGCCGAACCGGGTTTATTGGGCCGGGACTCCCGGCAGCCAATCAGGATGGCGTCGCTGGGATTCCCGACAACGGGCCGGTTCCCGAGGAGTCGCCGCTTTTTATGGGATTCAAGGCCGCCTTCGCCGGGAATCAGGCCACCGAGGAGTACGTCACGATTTCGACGGGACCGTTTGCCGGTAGCACGACCAAACACGTCGCCCGGCTTCGCCAAGAACTCGACAAATGGTACGGCGAAAACAGCCACGATGACATGGTGAGCAAACTGTTTAGCCCGCGTCACGCCGAGTCCGGCGCGGTCGAAGGTGTCGGCGAGAACCTCGGCGATCACAGCGGGATCACCGACGAGATCTACGAGCGAATCACCGAGACAGCCGAAGAGTTTGGCGTGGTTGGTCACGCCGAGAAGGCTGCTAGAGCAAATCGGGACGCCGAGGGCAACGTCCGAACCTTGCGTCGACACGTTGAGTCGACTGACGACGACACTGCGAGTCTTCAGTTCCCATCGCTCCAGCAGGGGATCAGTGAGTTCAACGCGGTCCAAGAGGCGATGAACGGCACGGATATCGTCGCGGAGAATCCGGCGATCAAGCCGCGGGTGAAAAACGGAATCTTTCGCTACGTGTTCGTTCAAAACAGGGGCAACTTTCTCGTGCCGCCGCGGTCACTCCGGGCGTTTCCGACGTCGACCGGCGATGCCCCAGCCGAGCAGTAG
- a CDS encoding phosphate signaling complex PhoU family protein — METRKVQVTGGSTYTVSIPKSWANDNGVSAGSTVEFYPEGDSLFMTPTGDDDRTEGTLDITGLEGTELIRAVTTMYVSGFDVIVLESARITNDQRRTIREATQSLVGLEVLEETKGEIVIRDLLDSSELSIHNAVTRMRLIASSMLEDALLALRDLDRDLAADIIQRDDDVDRLWMVVSRIFRATLRTPKASEELGLPREICFDYHSSARQLERIGDHATKIAHLTLNIEREVPEEVLEALDDLHEEVVTVIDGGMDALFTDDSDEATKLANDVRERVREVDATARRIDELLRELDPARAQHLGLIVDSVSRSADYGGNIAETALQKAAPTPGSSSAHTE, encoded by the coding sequence ATGGAGACACGGAAAGTTCAGGTGACAGGTGGGTCGACCTACACCGTCTCGATTCCCAAATCGTGGGCCAACGACAACGGGGTGAGCGCGGGGAGCACCGTCGAGTTCTACCCCGAGGGTGATTCGTTGTTCATGACCCCAACCGGCGACGACGACCGGACCGAGGGGACATTGGATATCACGGGTTTGGAGGGGACCGAGCTGATCCGAGCGGTGACGACGATGTACGTCAGCGGGTTCGACGTGATCGTCCTCGAAAGCGCCCGGATCACCAACGACCAGCGGCGGACGATCCGAGAGGCAACACAGAGTCTCGTCGGTCTCGAAGTCTTAGAGGAGACTAAAGGCGAAATCGTCATCCGAGACCTGCTGGATTCCTCGGAGCTATCGATCCACAACGCGGTCACACGCATGCGACTCATTGCCTCGTCGATGCTCGAAGACGCGCTGTTGGCGCTGCGGGATCTCGACCGAGATCTCGCCGCAGACATCATCCAGCGCGACGACGACGTCGACCGACTCTGGATGGTCGTCTCCCGTATTTTCCGAGCAACACTCCGGACCCCGAAGGCGAGTGAGGAACTCGGTCTACCACGCGAGATCTGTTTCGACTACCATTCGAGCGCTCGCCAGCTCGAACGGATCGGTGACCACGCGACCAAGATCGCCCATCTCACGCTCAACATCGAGCGCGAAGTTCCCGAAGAGGTCCTCGAGGCCCTCGACGATCTCCACGAGGAGGTCGTCACTGTTATCGACGGCGGGATGGATGCGCTGTTCACCGACGACAGCGACGAGGCCACCAAGTTGGCCAACGATGTCAGAGAACGTGTTCGGGAGGTCGACGCGACCGCCCGCCGGATCGACGAACTACTCAGAGAGCTCGACCCCGCACGCGCACAACACCTCGGACTCATCGTCGACTCGGTCTCACGAAGCGCCGACTACGGCGGCAACATCGCCGAAACCGCACTCCAAAAGGCCGCCCCGACCCCCGGTTCATCGTCGGCACACACTGAGTGA
- the pstA gene encoding phosphate ABC transporter permease PstA, with product MASETPTSETWFGSAEKVGRLRGRVFKWTCLGATVLTLALMLVFLLYVANDAFRPLSADPGWLATMGLTVVVPIALLAGYYYRRDRSAGQVAYTALGLPVLVALASGGLWLLFRHIVTPREWFVLVVSIVVAGGIVVGHSRVRHDAVTERLVVTVLVPLLVVVGIPTVVPGLGQLLYLLPVLPNTLFSLLLGFVLPVAAVVGWRIRDVRDDDRDGAIAAGITAVGGLAGLAVGPLVGIHPTSWFVFAAPIVGALVVYVEHVVRTDKGRSGLAFPVVVAAGIAAGLAATQLLGFAGPNAWLDMQFLTSPHSTTPTDAGIYPTLVGSVLILIVIVLSAFPVGIGAAIYLEEYATSQGRFGTVMELIQVNIANLAGVPSIVYGVLGLAIFINLIGMGRGTAVVAGFTVGLLILPIIIISTQEAIRAVPDSHRQASYAMGATKWQTVRNVVLPESLAGIFTGTILALGRAIGETAPLLMIGVAATVRVSPDSFLSRTGAMPRQIFSWSTQITTEFRYGVLAAGVVTLLVVLLTMNAAAIVLRNRSQQN from the coding sequence ATGGCCAGCGAAACACCGACCTCCGAGACGTGGTTCGGCTCCGCGGAGAAGGTCGGTCGACTCCGTGGGCGCGTCTTCAAGTGGACCTGTCTCGGTGCGACCGTGCTCACGCTGGCGCTGATGCTCGTCTTCCTGCTGTACGTCGCAAACGACGCGTTCAGGCCGTTGTCGGCCGATCCGGGCTGGCTCGCAACGATGGGACTCACCGTCGTCGTTCCCATTGCCCTGCTCGCGGGCTACTACTACCGCCGCGACCGGTCGGCCGGTCAAGTCGCCTACACGGCCCTCGGATTGCCCGTGCTCGTGGCGCTTGCCTCCGGCGGTCTCTGGCTGCTGTTCCGCCACATCGTTACGCCACGCGAATGGTTCGTCTTGGTCGTCTCTATCGTCGTTGCGGGTGGCATCGTTGTTGGTCACTCGCGGGTGCGACACGACGCAGTCACCGAACGACTCGTGGTGACCGTGCTCGTGCCACTGCTTGTGGTCGTCGGGATTCCGACGGTCGTCCCCGGCCTTGGTCAACTCCTGTATCTCCTGCCGGTCTTGCCGAACACGTTGTTCTCGTTGCTGCTCGGATTCGTCCTGCCGGTTGCGGCGGTCGTCGGGTGGCGCATTCGAGACGTTCGGGACGATGACCGCGACGGCGCTATCGCCGCTGGGATCACTGCCGTTGGTGGACTCGCCGGATTGGCCGTCGGTCCACTGGTCGGAATCCATCCGACGAGTTGGTTCGTTTTCGCCGCGCCAATCGTCGGCGCACTCGTCGTCTACGTCGAACACGTCGTCCGAACCGACAAGGGCCGCTCGGGGCTCGCGTTCCCCGTTGTCGTCGCCGCTGGCATCGCCGCCGGACTGGCCGCCACCCAACTGCTCGGCTTTGCCGGGCCCAACGCGTGGCTCGATATGCAGTTCCTCACGAGTCCCCACAGCACGACGCCGACTGATGCCGGGATCTATCCGACGCTCGTCGGCTCGGTGCTCATCCTCATCGTGATCGTTCTGTCGGCGTTCCCGGTCGGGATCGGCGCAGCGATCTACCTCGAAGAGTACGCCACCTCACAGGGCCGCTTCGGAACGGTGATGGAGCTGATTCAGGTCAACATCGCCAATCTCGCTGGCGTTCCGTCTATCGTCTACGGTGTGCTCGGACTGGCGATCTTCATCAACCTCATCGGGATGGGTCGCGGGACGGCGGTCGTCGCCGGCTTCACTGTTGGCTTGTTGATCCTCCCGATCATCATCATCTCGACCCAAGAGGCGATTCGGGCGGTTCCCGACTCCCATCGGCAGGCCTCCTATGCGATGGGCGCAACCAAGTGGCAAACCGTCCGCAACGTCGTCCTGCCCGAATCGCTCGCCGGGATCTTCACCGGGACGATCCTCGCGCTCGGCCGGGCAATCGGCGAGACGGCACCGCTGCTGATGATCGGTGTTGCGGCAACCGTTCGCGTCTCGCCGGACTCGTTTTTGAGTCGTACCGGTGCGATGCCGCGACAGATCTTCTCGTGGTCGACACAGATCACGACCGAGTTCCGATACGGCGTGCTCGCGGCGGGTGTCGTGACGCTGCTGGTCGTGCTGTTGACGATGAACGCCGCGGCAATCGTGCTCCGAAACCGCTCACAACAGAACTGA
- a CDS encoding PstS family phosphate ABC transporter substrate-binding protein, giving the protein MAGNDHTRSPGSVSRRKFLVGASSVGAVGIAGCTSTSGDGGLGGGDGDSGDGPSGEVIVTGSSTVFPVSDEMAERFMDENDNVNVITDSTGSGGGFANNFCPGSSDINGASRPIKDAEIQSCDENDVEAVEFQIAGDALTMAVSPENDWVDSMTFDELAQIWNGDDPAQTWADVNPEWPDEEFELFGPDDTSGTFDWFTENVVGEAGNHRSDYEPTEDDNTIIQGISNNEYAIGYFGYAYYQENQDMLKALSIAETADNEPAAPSLEAAQSGDYPMARPLYIYASADSLSEKDQVYAYTEYYLENSSAEFIADDIGYVPSNQEQVDENLSTLEEYA; this is encoded by the coding sequence ATGGCAGGTAATGACCACACCCGTTCTCCCGGCTCGGTATCACGACGTAAATTCCTCGTCGGCGCTAGCTCTGTCGGTGCCGTTGGCATCGCAGGCTGTACCAGCACCTCCGGCGATGGTGGTCTCGGTGGCGGCGACGGCGACAGTGGCGACGGCCCCTCGGGAGAGGTCATCGTTACCGGGTCGAGTACGGTGTTTCCGGTCTCCGACGAGATGGCCGAGCGGTTCATGGACGAAAACGACAATGTCAATGTGATCACTGACTCGACCGGCAGCGGTGGCGGCTTCGCCAATAACTTCTGTCCCGGCTCCTCGGACATCAACGGTGCCTCCCGCCCGATCAAGGACGCCGAAATCCAAAGCTGTGATGAAAACGACGTCGAGGCCGTCGAATTCCAGATCGCCGGCGACGCCCTGACGATGGCGGTCAGCCCCGAAAACGACTGGGTCGACAGCATGACCTTCGACGAGCTGGCCCAGATCTGGAACGGCGACGACCCCGCCCAGACGTGGGCCGACGTCAACCCCGAATGGCCCGACGAGGAGTTCGAACTGTTCGGCCCCGACGACACCTCCGGAACGTTCGACTGGTTCACCGAGAACGTCGTCGGCGAGGCCGGCAACCACCGCAGCGACTACGAGCCGACCGAGGACGACAACACGATTATTCAGGGCATCTCGAACAACGAGTACGCGATTGGCTACTTCGGCTACGCCTACTACCAGGAGAATCAGGATATGCTCAAAGCGCTCAGTATCGCTGAAACCGCGGACAACGAGCCAGCGGCCCCGAGCTTGGAGGCTGCACAGTCTGGCGACTACCCGATGGCCCGGCCGCTGTATATCTACGCCAGCGCCGACTCGCTCAGCGAAAAAGATCAGGTCTACGCGTACACGGAGTACTATCTCGAAAACTCCAGTGCGGAGTTCATCGCCGACGACATCGGCTACGTCCCCTCCAATCAAGAGCAAGTCGACGAGAACCTGTCGACGCTCGAAGAGTACGCCTGA
- the pstB gene encoding phosphate ABC transporter ATP-binding protein PstB, with protein sequence MRRVETDGGVSTADDAESTADPTETDSDSEKLVDVSSSFTVSDDDEGRPQAAETAIETRDLDVYYGDEQALQSVSMEIPERQVTALIGPSGCGKSTFLRCLNRMNDLIDIAHVDGEVRFEGKNIYDEDVDPVALRRRIGMVFQQPNPFPKSIYDNVAFGLEVQDEEVTDETVRRALERAALLEEVDGRLDESGLELSGGQQQRLCIARAIAPDPDVILMDEPASALDPVATSKIEDLIADLSEEYTVIIVTHNMQQAARISDKTAVFLTGGELVEYDDTEDIFENPEHQRVEDYITGKFG encoded by the coding sequence ATGAGGCGGGTCGAAACCGACGGCGGCGTCTCGACCGCCGACGACGCCGAATCGACCGCCGATCCAACAGAAACCGACAGCGACTCGGAGAAACTCGTCGACGTGTCGTCGTCGTTCACCGTTTCGGACGATGACGAAGGTCGGCCGCAGGCGGCCGAGACGGCCATCGAAACACGCGATCTCGACGTGTATTACGGCGACGAGCAGGCACTGCAGTCGGTTTCGATGGAGATTCCCGAACGCCAAGTCACCGCGCTCATCGGCCCCTCGGGCTGCGGCAAATCCACCTTCCTCCGCTGTCTCAACCGGATGAACGACCTCATCGATATCGCACACGTCGACGGCGAGGTGCGCTTTGAGGGGAAAAACATCTACGACGAGGACGTCGATCCCGTCGCGCTGCGCCGACGGATCGGCATGGTGTTTCAACAACCCAATCCCTTCCCGAAAAGCATCTACGACAACGTCGCCTTCGGGCTCGAAGTCCAAGACGAGGAGGTCACCGACGAAACCGTCCGCCGCGCGCTCGAACGAGCCGCCCTGCTCGAAGAAGTCGACGGTCGACTCGACGAGTCGGGACTCGAACTTTCGGGTGGTCAACAGCAGCGACTCTGTATCGCCCGTGCCATCGCCCCCGATCCTGATGTGATTCTAATGGACGAGCCCGCAAGCGCGCTCGATCCGGTCGCTACCTCGAAGATCGAGGATCTGATCGCCGATCTCTCCGAGGAGTACACGGTCATCATCGTTACCCACAACATGCAGCAGGCCGCCCGCATCTCCGACAAGACGGCGGTCTTTCTGACCGGCGGCGAACTCGTCGAGTACGACGATACCGAAGACATCTTCGAGAATCCCGAACACCAGCGCGTCGAAGACTACATCACCGGCAAGTTCGGCTGA
- a CDS encoding PAS domain-containing sensor histidine kinase, which produces MTLPDEFDTLQVGTVLHDPKTGAFLDVNTQLEELYGYSAEALREMSFEEVSANTYSYTQAEALRRIAAAEDTPQAFEWRIKRADGELIWVSINLTRIAIDGRPYVLGEVTDITEYKHNDRRVSLFYRLLRHNLRNDINVISGFADHVVGVAETEAARTSAEKIKTAAGDLSRVSESVKQIENTITREQSYWTRRPAVDVVAETVERFEPSNIEIDERTEMWIAVDDAFDHALTHAIENAIVHAETPEPSVRIVIEESPNTGRVEIRIEDECPLIPDMEIDALSEHTETTTTSHGSGVGLFVMKWCIESLGGELKIERRSGRGNCVYFYLPPKESPDPDSEIVSHTARRPTEAVSRQRSTE; this is translated from the coding sequence GTGACTCTGCCAGACGAGTTCGACACGCTCCAAGTCGGGACCGTGTTACACGATCCGAAGACGGGCGCGTTTCTGGATGTCAACACACAGCTAGAGGAGCTGTATGGCTATTCGGCCGAAGCACTCCGCGAGATGAGCTTCGAGGAGGTCAGTGCCAACACCTACTCCTACACGCAGGCGGAGGCGCTCCGTCGGATCGCCGCTGCCGAAGACACCCCACAGGCCTTCGAGTGGCGGATCAAGCGGGCCGACGGCGAATTAATCTGGGTGTCGATCAACCTCACCCGAATAGCAATCGACGGTCGACCCTACGTGTTGGGTGAAGTCACCGATATTACCGAATACAAACACAACGACCGCCGGGTGAGTCTGTTTTATCGATTGTTGCGGCACAACCTCCGCAACGATATCAACGTCATTTCGGGGTTCGCTGACCATGTCGTTGGCGTCGCCGAAACCGAGGCCGCCAGAACGTCCGCCGAGAAGATCAAGACCGCCGCAGGGGATCTGAGTCGGGTCTCGGAGTCGGTCAAACAGATCGAGAACACGATCACACGCGAACAGTCCTACTGGACCCGCAGACCGGCAGTCGACGTTGTCGCCGAAACCGTCGAGCGGTTCGAACCCAGCAATATCGAAATCGACGAACGGACCGAGATGTGGATCGCTGTCGACGACGCCTTCGACCACGCGCTGACACATGCCATTGAAAACGCCATCGTCCACGCCGAGACGCCCGAGCCATCGGTCCGGATCGTCATTGAGGAGTCACCCAATACGGGCCGCGTCGAGATCCGGATCGAAGACGAGTGTCCCTTGATCCCAGATATGGAGATCGATGCCCTCTCCGAACACACCGAGACGACAACCACTTCTCATGGCTCCGGTGTCGGGCTGTTCGTGATGAAATGGTGTATCGAATCGCTCGGCGGCGAACTCAAGATCGAACGCCGCAGCGGGCGTGGCAACTGCGTTTACTTCTATCTCCCGCCGAAGGAATCACCCGACCCCGACTCGGAGATCGTATCCCACACAGCGAGACGGCCGACCGAGGCAGTCAGCCGCCAGCGGTCGACGGAGTGA
- the phoU gene encoding phosphate signaling complex protein PhoU, which yields MSRTDYHDQLSWLTTEVVLLAELVVDRYDDALRAAATGDRRLAEQVVDGDSEINERYLELEAACIDLIALEQPVAGDLRRITASFKIITDLERIADLATNLAEHTRAGREGIHPAVDIASLGGDAREMVEDAIAAYESTDSDACRAVAARDDDLDAACDRTTQRIIRSLLADDAEAGDRESTRTAASHGLLTVRDIERVGDHAVNIAARTVYMVDGDDQLLY from the coding sequence ATGTCACGGACCGACTACCACGACCAGCTTTCGTGGCTCACAACCGAGGTCGTCCTGTTGGCCGAGTTGGTCGTCGACCGTTACGATGACGCTCTCAGGGCCGCCGCCACCGGCGACCGTCGACTCGCCGAGCAGGTGGTCGACGGCGACAGTGAGATCAACGAGCGCTATCTCGAACTCGAAGCCGCCTGTATCGACCTCATTGCGCTCGAACAGCCGGTCGCGGGCGATCTCCGACGCATCACGGCCTCGTTTAAAATCATCACCGACCTCGAACGCATCGCGGATCTCGCGACGAACCTCGCCGAACACACCCGCGCCGGACGCGAGGGAATTCATCCCGCCGTCGACATCGCGTCCCTCGGCGGCGACGCCCGCGAGATGGTCGAGGATGCGATTGCCGCCTACGAGTCGACCGATTCCGACGCCTGTCGGGCGGTTGCCGCACGGGACGACGACCTCGATGCGGCCTGTGACCGAACCACCCAGCGGATTATCCGGTCACTGTTGGCTGATGATGCCGAGGCTGGCGACCGGGAGTCGACGCGCACCGCGGCCTCGCATGGCCTCCTGACGGTGCGGGATATCGAACGCGTCGGCGACCACGCGGTCAACATCGCCGCCCGGACCGTATATATGGTCGACGGCGACGATCAACTGCTTTACTGA
- the pstC gene encoding phosphate ABC transporter permease subunit PstC, translating to MNGESALTRGATDRDVKEKLVGVLLFSCAALTIFVTASILFTLVYDTVTFFGFEETSIIGFLTELEWEPRNGFYGVWPLVSSTLIVTVVSALVAIPIGTAAAVYLSEYASPKMRSVIKPALEILAGIPTVVYGYLALVYLTPWLRSIGLPLGSFNLLSASIMVGILIVPMVSSLSEDAMSAVPDSLRQAGYGLGATKYEVSTRIVIPAAVSGVFSSYILALSRAIGETMIVVMAGGLQTNLFDPLDPFGSLAGSGRTMTAAMVNAVTSDATGGSPEYYSMFAIGLSLFAITFLMNLASNRIAARYREVYQ from the coding sequence ATGAATGGCGAGTCAGCGTTGACGCGCGGGGCGACCGACCGCGACGTCAAAGAAAAGCTGGTCGGTGTGTTGTTGTTTTCCTGTGCAGCACTGACCATATTCGTGACCGCAAGCATTCTGTTTACGCTTGTCTACGACACAGTCACGTTCTTCGGGTTCGAAGAAACGTCGATCATCGGCTTTCTGACCGAACTCGAATGGGAACCGAGAAACGGATTTTACGGCGTCTGGCCGCTCGTGAGTTCGACGCTGATCGTCACCGTCGTCTCCGCGCTGGTTGCGATTCCAATCGGCACGGCGGCGGCCGTCTACCTCTCGGAGTACGCGAGTCCGAAAATGCGGTCGGTGATCAAACCTGCCCTCGAAATCCTCGCGGGCATCCCGACAGTCGTCTACGGCTATCTCGCATTGGTCTATCTGACGCCGTGGCTTCGAAGCATCGGCCTCCCGTTGGGAAGTTTTAATCTCCTCAGTGCGTCGATCATGGTCGGGATCCTCATCGTGCCGATGGTCTCGTCGCTCTCCGAAGACGCGATGAGCGCCGTCCCCGATTCGCTCCGACAAGCAGGCTATGGACTCGGCGCAACCAAGTACGAAGTGTCGACGCGAATCGTCATTCCGGCCGCAGTCTCGGGGGTTTTCTCGTCGTATATTCTCGCCCTTTCGCGGGCCATCGGCGAGACGATGATCGTCGTCATGGCCGGCGGCCTCCAGACGAATCTGTTCGATCCGCTCGATCCGTTCGGCAGTTTGGCCGGGTCGGGCCGGACAATGACTGCCGCGATGGTCAACGCCGTCACGAGTGACGCCACCGGTGGCTCACCGGAGTACTACAGCATGTTCGCCATCGGCCTCTCGCTGTTCGCTATTACGTTCCTGATGAATCTCGCAAGCAACCGAATCGCCGCACGATACCGTGAGGTGTACCAATGA
- a CDS encoding 2Fe-2S iron-sulfur cluster-binding protein codes for MPTVTFRGREIECNEGETLRDVLQDAGLTPHNGKTKTFNCRGFASCGTCAVAVDGEVSDVGLREKGRLLVPPHHPNYDLRLSCQTKVIGDVRVEKYPGNWGTKIAKGPLPPVDEVDSAETDPAETDSAEFDSEASEATVD; via the coding sequence ATGCCGACAGTCACGTTTCGTGGCCGGGAAATCGAGTGCAACGAAGGCGAGACGCTCCGCGATGTGTTACAGGATGCCGGGCTGACGCCACACAACGGAAAAACGAAGACGTTCAACTGCAGGGGGTTTGCCTCCTGTGGCACCTGTGCAGTTGCGGTCGACGGCGAGGTCAGCGACGTGGGACTCCGTGAGAAGGGTCGACTGCTTGTCCCACCGCATCATCCGAACTACGACCTCCGGCTATCCTGCCAGACGAAGGTTATAGGCGATGTCCGCGTCGAAAAGTATCCCGGCAACTGGGGCACGAAGATCGCCAAGGGACCACTGCCGCCGGTCGACGAGGTCGACTCCGCAGAGACCGACCCCGCAGAGACCGACTCCGCAGAGTTCGACTCGGAGGCCAGCGAAGCGACCGTCGACTGA
- a CDS encoding sensor histidine kinase: MGGLVLYRSTVDSDHLLRVAGWNTLGVVVTTAVLGLVITFQIAAGGQVRFPLLSGGIIVGVSAFAHVLIGFHDVRRIRARTVAKQRQKASVVNRFVRHNLRHSAQMLLGYGEQLRSDAEITASDRTDLGQKVADIGSDLSDTQTKIKVIDELVDQDAETYPIDLVSVFDSTRGEWEESYPDMSLTLDISAELSVLAGDYIEEAISELVENACEYGGDPPEITVRGSRANGMVRIEICDNGDGFPEDEQLLINNDQDETKLQHSSGLGLWLSKWLIEYYDGQLSVETQSDGGGGKATILLPQSTN, encoded by the coding sequence GTGGGTGGACTGGTACTGTATCGCAGTACTGTTGATTCGGATCATCTCCTTCGTGTCGCAGGGTGGAATACACTCGGAGTCGTCGTTACAACTGCCGTCTTGGGGTTAGTGATCACGTTCCAGATCGCAGCAGGCGGACAGGTACGTTTCCCGCTGCTCTCCGGGGGGATCATCGTCGGTGTGAGCGCATTTGCACACGTGCTGATTGGGTTTCATGACGTGCGTCGGATTCGTGCTCGCACCGTTGCGAAGCAACGCCAGAAAGCGTCGGTTGTAAACCGATTCGTGCGTCACAATCTCCGACATTCAGCACAGATGTTACTCGGCTACGGAGAGCAGTTGCGGAGCGATGCTGAGATCACAGCGTCGGACAGAACGGATCTCGGTCAGAAGGTGGCCGATATCGGTTCGGACCTCTCTGATACACAGACGAAAATCAAGGTTATCGATGAGTTGGTCGACCAAGACGCAGAGACGTACCCGATTGACCTCGTCTCGGTGTTCGACAGTACGCGTGGCGAGTGGGAAGAGTCGTATCCGGATATGAGTTTGACGCTGGATATCTCGGCTGAGCTCTCGGTTCTCGCGGGCGATTATATCGAAGAAGCGATCTCGGAGTTAGTCGAAAACGCGTGCGAATACGGGGGCGATCCACCGGAGATCACTGTTCGAGGCTCACGAGCAAACGGGATGGTACGAATTGAGATCTGCGATAATGGAGACGGGTTTCCAGAGGACGAACAGCTGCTTATCAACAACGATCAAGACGAGACGAAACTACAGCACAGCAGCGGTCTCGGACTCTGGCTCTCGAAGTGGCTCATTGAGTACTACGATGGACAACTCTCCGTTGAAACGCAGTCTGACGGTGGAGGCGGTAAGGCGACGATACTACTCCCCCAATCAACGAACTAA